The proteins below come from a single Tigriopus californicus strain San Diego chromosome 3, Tcal_SD_v2.1, whole genome shotgun sequence genomic window:
- the LOC131877773 gene encoding uncharacterized protein LOC131877773 — translation MFRFVILWIVGIELCMGLTSLKTSQFSLMSKHCNGSWDVKEETSVVSPRLELYSSCVSQSQTCDAILEDKENSSSQMIHFTEKFICYPEFSKNANGIHLQMGTHNLREVKKRFYLGLPTTNLAHSMDSLANSSPVETLTIPWMPRYEQGGTFGPATKYKNGFVSCLGWTVNCYYWHIGTDFWDSFPSLLEPHGHGGLVVVDIGLMVIGGTSGSAQYTDSVEVFSEYLQKWEPGVNLPQKMSRHATQAFDEKTVIVSGGWDDVTSISKVYKFVTGESQWTIVQDLPFSIIHQFSVVATLPDLGRGILAVAGTTNPSPNHQPHYQAYFWNTTTGTFIDADNYDLPTDCDVFEGSMFQFGQTLIISAFYESTNRTTAPLSSKIVTKDLANPNSLWITHDAVVEKGPQTQLAFEIDEYIFN, via the exons ATGTTTAGGTTCGTTATTTTGTGGATTGTTGGCATCGAATTGTGCATGGGTCTAACATCGCTCAAGACATCTCAATTTTCCTTAATGTCAAAGCATTGTAACGGTTCATGGGACGTCAAAGAGGAAACAAG CGTGGTATCACCAAGACTTGAATTGTATTCAAGTTGTGTATCTCAATCACAAACCTGTGATGCCATTCTCGAGGATAAAGAGAACAGCAGTAGCCAGATGATCCACTTTACGGAGAAGTTCATATGTTATccagaattttcaaaaaacgcTAATGGGATCCATCTTCAGATGGGCACCCATAACTTAAGGGAGGTTAAAAAGA GATTCTATTTAGGTCTTCCCACTACAAATCTGGCACATTCAATGGATAGCTTGGCCAACAGTAGCCCTGTTGAGACCCTCACAATCCCCTGGATGCCTCGTTATGAGCAAGGAGGAACTTTTGGTCCGGCCACAAAATACAAGAACGGTTTTGTGTCTTGCCTTGGATGGACTGTAAACTGCTATTATTGGCATATAG gCACAGATTTCTGGGATTCGTTTCCTTCACTACTTGAACCACATGGTCATGGCGGACTCGTAGTGGTCGATATTGGGCTCATGGTAATTGGGGGGACATCTGGTAGTGCCCAATATACAGACAGTGTTGAGGTGTTCAGCGAATATCTCCAAAAATGGGAACCTGGCGTTAATCTCCCACAGAAAATGTCTCGTCATGCAACACAAGCTTTTGATGAGAAGACGGTTATTGTCAGTGGTGGCTGGGACGATGTAacttcaatttccaaagtctACAAATTTGTAACAGGAGAATCACAATGGACAATTGTGCAGGATCTCCCTTTTAGCATCATTCATCAATTCTCTGTTGTCGCTACTTTGCCAGACCTAGGAAGAGGCATTCTTGCAGTTGCCGGGACGACTAACCCAAGCCCAAACCATCAGCCCCACTACCAAGCTTATTTTTGGAATACCACCACCGGCACCTTTATTGACGCTGACAATTACGATTTGCCCACCGATTGTGACGTGTTTGAAGGTTCTATGTTCCAATTCGGACAAACGCTGATTATTTCTGCTTTCTATGAATCTACAAACAGAACCACTGCTCCTCTTAGCTCTAAAATAGTGACCAAAGACTTGGCCAACCCAAACAGTTTGTGGATAACTCACGATGCGGTCGTTGAAAAGGGTCCACAAACACAACTtgcctttgaaattgatgaatatatttttaattGA